In the Lepidochelys kempii isolate rLepKem1 chromosome 3, rLepKem1.hap2, whole genome shotgun sequence genome, one interval contains:
- the LOC140909774 gene encoding single-minded homolog 2-like isoform X1 produces the protein MQARTMTIFCDHCSRPLRKEMSHPRGRSGMESSASKPFRSTKGASKARRDQINAELQTLRSLLPISAQEKERLSYLHTMALVCLQIRGTQLFPPGSAEHAPATMPDLELLSSLPGFIIALSADGKLAYISENVAHLLGFSVVELLAQGDSIFDLLDGSAHEAVQEKLHSAQEQPGTEIVFVSEMRTSRSFRVRYGGNRAVAVRGRFLALDGMTSSSSLTFLGFCTPIMQLSDYGDGISYDAPFQSQHTLDMKVTDVTESVIYHLGYRREELIGQSWYSLLHPADVASAAAQHESLMCDTGRCNQRLVVRLLCKDLSWAWVQIIASKEYERGKEIITCTNFSLSEEEAQYLQGQNPWHGAISAAALSPRHYAREKEHKTLPRTLNPFPQEAVMPNHGVPNYSPCQFPNAHQEMLPASLQPSFTTCFPAPTVGAGLPSQETRCSILPDGQRNLSCPFSVYKSPYSQPFSNPCVLCSPEVPLSPGSSPSIHACPVPVGGQSPGMSPAAFQSSETERWAISVLAEQIHSLAESLSQYTKQVQPETPNVPLWSERPIADSQLGSGQGWGNSGTVACLAEPCLDEDIITSILNNLLENGGPNSPTTALGSSPTILPSDSDSQGGPPFQIPMSPTVTCPDQCLFLQPLTTSASFDSCAPVSLWDGDLNETPWCTAAK, from the exons ATGCAGGCCAGGACAATGACTATCTTCTGCGACCACTGCAGCAGGCCGCTGAGGAAAGAGATGAGCCACCCCCGAGGGAGGAGTGGGATGGAGTCCAGCGCTTCAAAGCCATTCAG GTCGACAAAGGGTGCTTCTAAGGCTCGTCGGGATCAGATCAATGCTGAGCTACAGACCCTGCGCTCCCTGCTGCCCATCTCAGCACAGGAGAAGGAGCGGCTGTCGTACCTCCACACCATGGCTTTGGTCTGTCTCCAAATCCGTGGGACACAGCTCTTTCCTCCAG GCTCAGCTGAACATGCTCCTGCCACAATGCCAGATCTGGAGCTGCTGTCCTCGTTGCCGGGGTTCATCATTGCTCTCTCTGCAGATGGCAAACTGGCCTACATCTCTGAGAATGTGGCCCATCTCCTGGGCTTCTCTGTG GTGGAGCTGCTAGCCCAAGGAGACTCAATCTTCGACCTACTAGATGGCTCAGCACACGAGGCTGTGCAGGAGAAGCTCCACTCCGCTCAGGAGCAGCCAGGCACTG AAATTGTGTTTGTCAGTGAAATGCGCACATCCAGGTCCTTCCGAGTGAGATATGGAGGGAATCGGGCTGTGGCTGTGAGGGGCCGATTCCTCGCTCTGGATGGGATGACCTCCTCCTCCAGCTTAACATTCCTTGGCTTTTGCACTCCCATCATGCAACTGTCTGACTACGGGGATGGCATTTCTTATGATGCCCCGTTCCAGAGCCAGCACACACTGGATATGAAGGTCACTGATGTCACAGAGAG TGTCATTTATCATCTTGGCTATCggagggaggagctgattggtcAGTCTTGGTACAGCCTCTTACATCCTGCAGATGTTGCATCAGCAGCTGCCCAACATGAGAGCCTGA TGTGTGACACTGGGAGGTGCAATCAGCGCTTAGTGGTTCGCCTGCTCTGCAAAGACCTGAGCTGGGCATGGGTGCAAATCATAGCATCAAAGGAGTATGAGAGAGGAAAAGAGATAATCACCTGCACCAACTTCAGCCTCAG TGAGGAAGAAGCTCAGTATCTCCAGGGCCAGAATCCATGGCATGGAGCCATCTCTGCAGCTGCCCTGAGTCCAAGGCACTATGCCAGAGAAAAAGAGCACAAGACACTGCCAAGAACGCTAAATCCCTTTCCACAGGAGGCAGTAATGCCTAACCATGGAGTACCCAACTATAGTCCCTGCCAGTTCCCTAATGCCCATCAGGAGATGCTGCCAGCTTCCCTACAACCTTCCTTCACCACCTGCTTCCCTGCTCCCACTGTAGGGGCTGGGTTACCCTCCCAGGAGACTAGGTGCTCTATCCTACCCGATGGGCAGAGGAATCTGTCCTGCCCCTTCAGTGTTTACAAGTCACCCTACAGCCAGCCCTTCTCCAATCCTTGTGTGCTCTGTTCCCCAGAAGTTCCCCTTTCTCCTGGCAGCAGCCCTTCTATTCATGCTTGTCCGGTCCCTGTAGGAGGGCAGTCCCCAGGCATGTCCCCTGCAGCGTTCCAGTCCTCTGAGACAGAGAGATGGGCAATCAGTGTGTTGGCTGAGCAGATCCACTCCCTGGCTGAAAGCCTATCTCAATACACAAAGCAAGTGCAACCAGAGACTCCTAATGTCCCACTGTGGTCTGAGCGACCCATTGCTGACAGCCAACTGGGGtcaggacagggctggggcaacTCTGGAACAGTGGCTTGCCTAGCAGAACCCTGTTTAGATGAAGACATCATTACCAGTATTTTAAACAATCTGCTGGAAAATGGGGGTCCAAACTCACCCACCACTGCACTGGGGTCATCACCCACTATCTTGCCTTCAGACTCTGACTCACAGGGTGGCCCTCCTTTCCAGATACCCATGTCTCCAACAGTCACCTGTCCAGATCAGTGCCTCTTCCTACAGCCTTTGACCACCTCTGCGTCATTTGACTCCTGTGCACCAGTGTCCCTATGGGATGGAGATCTCAATGAGACTCCATGGTGCACTGCAGCAAAATAA
- the LOC140909774 gene encoding neuronal PAS domain-containing protein 4-like isoform X2, giving the protein MQARTMTIFCDHCSRPLRKEMSHPRGRSGMESSASKPFRSTKGASKARRDQINAELQTLRSLLPISAQEKERLSYLHTMALVCLQIRGTQLFPPGSAEHAPATMPDLELLSSLPGFIIALSADGKLAYISENVAHLLGFSVVELLAQGDSIFDLLDGSAHEAVQEKLHSAQEQPGTEIVFVSEMRTSRSFRVRYGGNRAVAVRGRFLALDGMTSSSSLTFLGFCTPIMQLSDYGDGISYDAPFQSQHTLDMKVTDVTESVIYHLGYRREELIGQSWYSLLHPADVASAAAQHESLMCDTGRCNQRLVVRLLCKDLSWAWVQIIASKEYERGKEIITCTNFSLRYNPLSFLGYSLRRYHLLLTCLRLSVLGT; this is encoded by the exons ATGCAGGCCAGGACAATGACTATCTTCTGCGACCACTGCAGCAGGCCGCTGAGGAAAGAGATGAGCCACCCCCGAGGGAGGAGTGGGATGGAGTCCAGCGCTTCAAAGCCATTCAG GTCGACAAAGGGTGCTTCTAAGGCTCGTCGGGATCAGATCAATGCTGAGCTACAGACCCTGCGCTCCCTGCTGCCCATCTCAGCACAGGAGAAGGAGCGGCTGTCGTACCTCCACACCATGGCTTTGGTCTGTCTCCAAATCCGTGGGACACAGCTCTTTCCTCCAG GCTCAGCTGAACATGCTCCTGCCACAATGCCAGATCTGGAGCTGCTGTCCTCGTTGCCGGGGTTCATCATTGCTCTCTCTGCAGATGGCAAACTGGCCTACATCTCTGAGAATGTGGCCCATCTCCTGGGCTTCTCTGTG GTGGAGCTGCTAGCCCAAGGAGACTCAATCTTCGACCTACTAGATGGCTCAGCACACGAGGCTGTGCAGGAGAAGCTCCACTCCGCTCAGGAGCAGCCAGGCACTG AAATTGTGTTTGTCAGTGAAATGCGCACATCCAGGTCCTTCCGAGTGAGATATGGAGGGAATCGGGCTGTGGCTGTGAGGGGCCGATTCCTCGCTCTGGATGGGATGACCTCCTCCTCCAGCTTAACATTCCTTGGCTTTTGCACTCCCATCATGCAACTGTCTGACTACGGGGATGGCATTTCTTATGATGCCCCGTTCCAGAGCCAGCACACACTGGATATGAAGGTCACTGATGTCACAGAGAG TGTCATTTATCATCTTGGCTATCggagggaggagctgattggtcAGTCTTGGTACAGCCTCTTACATCCTGCAGATGTTGCATCAGCAGCTGCCCAACATGAGAGCCTGA TGTGTGACACTGGGAGGTGCAATCAGCGCTTAGTGGTTCGCCTGCTCTGCAAAGACCTGAGCTGGGCATGGGTGCAAATCATAGCATCAAAGGAGTATGAGAGAGGAAAAGAGATAATCACCTGCACCAACTTCAGCCTCAGGTACAACCCCTTGTCCTTCCTGGGATATTCCCTAAGGAGATACCACCTGCTCCTGACTTGTTTAAGGCTCAGTGTGCTGGGCACTTAA